The DNA region TTAATGGGATCGTCACCGCTCTTGGCCAGATGAAAACCAAGGGCAAGGCCAGCGCAGAAGAGCTGATGCAGCTCGCGGAACGCAACGTACCTGTTTTTGAAATTTTACGCGAAAAGCTCAATTTAACTCAGAAAGAGCTGGGCAATATCGGCAACGCGGGCCTTGATGTTGACCTCGTCATAAAGGCGCTTCTTGAGGGCATGGCCGACCGCTTCGGCGGGCAATCGACCAAAATGAACCAGACCTGGAACGGCATGTGGGAGAACATGAAGGCCACCGTGGCCGAATTCTCTCGTTATGTCATTACCGAAGGCGGCGCATTTGAGGAGCTTAAAGGCCAACTGAAAGGCGTGACCGCAGAATTTTCCAGTTGGGCCGAGGTAAATAAGAACCTGATTGCCCAGGAATTGCCGAAATACATCAAGGAAATAACCGACACGGCCAAGGGCATCGTTTCCTTTGTTGACGCGGGTGGTTCCGGTTTGGCCGGGGCCGGGGTACTGGGTTATCTGTTTTTTGGCGCGGGCGGGGCCGCCGCCGTTGTGGCGGGCTTTGCGGCCATCGACGGGGCATCCAAGGCCATTGCCGGGCCGCAAACGGCAAATGCCGTGACCCTGAAAAAGATAGAGGAAATCGAAAAACTGCGGGCCAACCTGGCCAGCGAAGTGAAAATAGGCCCAAGCATTTTCGGCTATTCAAAGGCCGAAATAGCCGAAATGGCGCGCGGCGTGGCCGCCTACGACAGACAGCTTTCGGCCCTCAAAGCAAGCCTTGTCGAAACGAAAAAGGTCGTCGCCTCCACCCCCATAAGCACCGCGCAGGTAATGCGCGGCGACTATTCCGCCGCCCGCGTTGCCGACCCGGAAAAGGCGGTTAAGGAAGCCGAAAAAGCGGCCAAAAAAGCGGCCAGTGCCGCGAAAAAAGCCACCGACGAGGCCGCGAAAGCTACCAAAGACGCGGCCCAGAAATACATGGATGAATGGGGCGGAAACGGGGCCTGGGGCAAAGCCTACGAAGTGGCCGCCGAAGCATCTGTGCAGGCCGAGGAGGACCGCTACGAGGCGTGGAAAGCGGCAAGTGACCGCCACATGGCACAGATCGCACAGGCGGCGGACGACGCTTTCAAGGCCGCCAACCCATCAATGGATGAGATCGAAGCCTGGGCCGCCGATTATACTGGCGCTTATGCTGCCATGTACGCTGATACCGAGGCGCTTTCCAGCCAGCGGTACAATCTGGAGCTTGAACAGCTTCAAAAGCAGCGCAAGGCATTTGTGGACCTTACGGGCGACGAAATAAGCGCCCAGGCCTGGTTCAACGGCAAATCCAAAGCCCTGTGGCGCGACTGGGCCTACACATCCGGCGGGTTTGTGGACGGGGTGAAGGCGGCCTTTGATGAGCTTTCCGACGAGCAGGTGAAGTGGGGCGCTGTCGGTTACGAGGTGGTGCGGGACTTTGCCGAAAACAGCAGGGAGGCTGTATCGAATCTGCTTTTCGACGGCATCACCGGCGAGCTGAAAGACTTCGCGGATTATTGGGAAGCCACCTGGAAATCCATGCTCCGCACCTTTACCGACGTGCTTGCGGACATGGCCGTCAAGTGGGCCACGTCGAAGCTTTTCGGCGCTTCGGGCGGCGGTTCGCTTTCGGTGGGCGGCGTGGCGTCAAGCGCGGGCGGCTCCCTGGTTTC from Deltaproteobacteria bacterium includes:
- a CDS encoding tape measure protein; the protein is MARKNELELVIKADADRAKAAFKSFGKDAADALDGIRSRAFSAQTALVSLAGGVTMGAIAKGGLNIAASFEQLQASLNTITKGEGTRWFAELNKWAIEMPINTEEAIKGFSKMRAMGLKPAIADMTVLVDTAAAVGGDNVMDSFNGIVTALGQMKTKGKASAEELMQLAERNVPVFEILREKLNLTQKELGNIGNAGLDVDLVIKALLEGMADRFGGQSTKMNQTWNGMWENMKATVAEFSRYVITEGGAFEELKGQLKGVTAEFSSWAEVNKNLIAQELPKYIKEITDTAKGIVSFVDAGGSGLAGAGVLGYLFFGAGGAAAVVAGFAAIDGASKAIAGPQTANAVTLKKIEEIEKLRANLASEVKIGPSIFGYSKAEIAEMARGVAAYDRQLSALKASLVETKKVVASTPISTAQVMRGDYSAARVADPEKAVKEAEKAAKKAASAAKKATDEAAKATKDAAQKYMDEWGGNGAWGKAYEVAAEASVQAEEDRYEAWKAASDRHMAQIAQAADDAFKAANPSMDEIEAWAADYTGAYAAMYADTEALSSQRYNLELEQLQKQRKAFVDLTGDEISAQAWFNGKSKALWRDWAYTSGGFVDGVKAAFDELSDEQVKWGAVGYEVVRDFAENSREAVSNLLFDGITGELKDFADYWEATWKSMLRTFTDVLADMAVKWATSKLFGASGGGSLSVGGVASSAGGSLVSGLANSVLGKGVSAVAGWLGIGGGTGAGIGLASTAGTLGTLGVGTPALDALAASVTAETAGAAGAMTALGVLGTAAGIGAAVFAVGKIMDQVLGSDPTKPWSFDVYRAGAAGLAGPLAIGGNSTVTPDVPMTPENFAYYSSPAGMKTWRKAMLAKNRQVNDAVKAAGVETAVNITVNGVVTTDDVGTWAADLAAKNNVFGLTSFANTKTVKAGLQ